A part of Gemmatimonas groenlandica genomic DNA contains:
- a CDS encoding ATP-binding protein gives MARMRLQSAARDELTLPEVADDADLGGLPLVFQTLGAARLMLGDDRIVPSTGTLFALLVRVAYSPEYRHSRDELLTSLWPGQSIARQRGNLRQTLYKARSMGINVSLMGDCVCLDPRQVVTTFSLSHTPALFDRDVVRGNEPFGVFLPSFVAPWPDYQEWVDAQRATVHAAVRRVLVELLRTRRERADWSGAEALARWLLQFDPLHEEATLTLAECTMLAGSKAEAVAIIDRYLAEIGPSAGDIRLPATLLRKRFTEPPTKKRPSFVPAERHFVGRTTELANLTMAMRRARWHDGSAVMIEGYAGIGKTRLANELSKVSTIEGFREIRVECRDGDVNRPLHALLEPVTELLTLPGALGCAPESMSILRKIVGISDAELSRTEGDASSTSAAARSLEGVDLTSIRSQTVRHSIIDLIGAVTEEKPLFLIIEDAHWIDDDSWDVLVDLAESVALMRVFLVITTRPPARRVDRSSKSPSALQVVKLDALLPEESLSLARWLSSEMAAPLSPKVEDWIVSASEGSPFFLLALVNHWVETGDASGIPPTLQGLLDQRIERLPSTAVRALQTISLLGEYASLDRIMESLQLPTHELLAALEQLEKEGYLAQDEAALVVSHELVGKAATSRMSTLVRAALRSSIAEAFEREFDRTADVNVLLQGLHQTELSGRGEAVLRFLVKHAHSLVESGRPRGLLQTLNRATSARALVSTATDLRWLQARLELDSGEYAKFLALGPNELKLPTDIASVTHGEAEEALSIVDSAYRADPFVDKDGLVEFTLRLVNSLQLPRSTRLRAAEIGLVICSNTCDSMKANSIFQSISPTDKEIATDDRIQRMALLYHTIFGSLDIAELVAQSLYSKSLRQAASTTSYQDAGRAAFTLRMCGKTALAIEAFNYSYRTAIEIDAPRLAQFPAWQLANLYLEMADEPSANDWTSTLAKLFESEEDEVSSSFVIAYFCRVAIYNRDIDGAIELLERCKRAYPRFPTVKAHAYVVALEIGTQLLNPTWIPSDALLEVASARHESTARFGTSDFLSTVYFSALQRAGRLEEAREKIVDYTNSLRRDRSPLAVSLLHLKSNLSG, from the coding sequence ATGGCTCGCATGCGACTCCAATCAGCGGCTCGAGACGAGCTGACGTTGCCAGAGGTGGCGGACGACGCGGATCTTGGCGGGCTGCCCTTGGTGTTTCAGACCTTGGGCGCGGCGCGCCTGATGTTGGGTGACGACCGCATCGTGCCGTCGACGGGGACGCTCTTTGCCTTGCTGGTGCGCGTGGCGTACAGCCCCGAGTACCGGCACTCGCGCGACGAGCTACTGACCTCGTTGTGGCCCGGCCAGTCGATCGCGCGTCAGCGCGGCAACTTGCGGCAGACGCTGTACAAGGCGCGGTCGATGGGGATCAACGTGTCGCTCATGGGCGACTGCGTGTGTCTCGATCCGCGGCAGGTGGTGACGACGTTTTCGTTGTCGCACACGCCAGCCTTATTTGATCGGGATGTGGTGCGCGGGAACGAGCCCTTCGGCGTCTTTCTGCCGAGTTTCGTCGCGCCGTGGCCGGACTATCAGGAGTGGGTCGACGCGCAGCGAGCGACCGTGCACGCCGCCGTGCGCCGGGTATTGGTCGAGCTACTGCGTACCCGTCGCGAGCGCGCCGACTGGTCGGGGGCGGAGGCGCTAGCGCGGTGGCTGCTGCAGTTCGACCCGTTGCATGAGGAGGCGACGCTGACGCTGGCCGAGTGCACGATGTTGGCTGGTTCGAAGGCGGAGGCGGTGGCGATCATCGATCGCTATCTCGCGGAGATCGGCCCGTCGGCCGGCGACATTCGGCTGCCGGCGACGCTGCTGCGGAAGCGCTTCACCGAGCCACCCACGAAGAAGCGTCCATCGTTCGTGCCGGCGGAGCGGCATTTCGTCGGTCGCACGACCGAGCTGGCGAATCTGACGATGGCGATGCGGCGGGCCCGGTGGCACGACGGGAGCGCGGTGATGATTGAGGGTTACGCGGGTATCGGGAAGACTCGACTCGCCAACGAACTCTCGAAAGTCTCAACGATTGAAGGATTCCGCGAAATACGTGTGGAGTGCCGTGACGGTGACGTGAACCGGCCGCTCCATGCGTTACTGGAACCCGTCACCGAGCTGCTGACGCTCCCCGGTGCACTTGGCTGCGCGCCGGAGAGTATGAGCATCCTGCGCAAGATTGTCGGCATCAGCGATGCGGAGCTTTCTCGCACCGAAGGCGACGCCTCGTCGACGTCAGCTGCCGCGCGGTCGCTGGAAGGTGTTGACCTGACGTCGATCAGGAGTCAGACGGTGCGCCATTCAATCATCGATTTGATCGGCGCCGTTACGGAGGAGAAGCCGCTCTTTCTGATCATTGAAGATGCCCACTGGATCGACGATGATTCGTGGGATGTCCTCGTTGACCTCGCCGAGAGTGTGGCGCTGATGCGGGTGTTCCTGGTAATCACAACCCGTCCTCCCGCACGGCGTGTGGATCGGTCATCCAAGTCCCCGTCGGCACTGCAAGTTGTCAAGCTCGACGCGCTGCTTCCGGAGGAGTCGCTCTCCCTCGCGCGTTGGCTGAGTAGCGAGATGGCCGCGCCTCTCTCTCCGAAAGTGGAGGACTGGATTGTCAGCGCGAGTGAGGGAAGCCCGTTCTTCCTACTTGCGTTGGTGAATCATTGGGTGGAGACGGGTGATGCGAGTGGTATCCCGCCGACGCTTCAGGGACTACTGGACCAACGCATAGAGCGACTCCCTTCAACGGCTGTTCGAGCGCTCCAGACCATTTCGCTGCTCGGAGAGTATGCGTCGCTCGATCGTATCATGGAATCGTTGCAGCTACCTACGCACGAGTTGCTAGCCGCCCTAGAGCAACTGGAGAAAGAAGGCTATCTCGCGCAGGACGAGGCGGCGCTTGTCGTCTCGCATGAACTTGTGGGTAAGGCTGCTACAAGCCGCATGTCGACTCTAGTTCGTGCAGCGTTGCGATCATCGATTGCCGAAGCTTTCGAACGCGAGTTCGACCGGACAGCGGACGTAAACGTTCTCCTTCAAGGCTTGCACCAGACTGAGCTCAGCGGACGAGGCGAGGCCGTGCTCCGCTTCTTGGTCAAGCACGCCCACTCGTTGGTAGAATCCGGGCGCCCCCGTGGACTTCTTCAGACACTGAACCGCGCTACTTCGGCGAGGGCGCTAGTCAGCACTGCGACCGATCTTCGTTGGCTCCAAGCACGCTTGGAGCTCGACTCGGGAGAGTATGCGAAATTCTTAGCGCTGGGCCCCAATGAGCTTAAACTGCCAACGGACATCGCGTCTGTGACGCACGGAGAGGCTGAGGAAGCCCTGTCTATCGTCGATTCAGCGTACAGAGCAGATCCGTTCGTCGACAAAGACGGACTTGTCGAGTTCACACTACGACTGGTGAACTCCCTACAGCTTCCCCGATCAACCCGACTACGCGCCGCCGAGATCGGCCTGGTCATTTGCTCGAACACCTGCGATAGCATGAAGGCGAACTCGATATTCCAGTCTATCTCTCCGACGGATAAGGAGATCGCGACGGATGATCGAATCCAGCGAATGGCACTTCTGTATCACACGATCTTTGGATCACTAGATATTGCCGAGCTCGTCGCCCAGAGTCTTTACTCGAAGTCGCTAAGACAGGCCGCTTCCACGACCTCGTACCAAGATGCTGGACGAGCAGCGTTCACTCTTCGGATGTGCGGAAAGACAGCTCTCGCCATTGAAGCATTCAACTACAGCTATCGCACTGCGATCGAGATCGACGCTCCGCGGCTTGCGCAGTTTCCTGCCTGGCAGCTTGCCAACCTGTACCTGGAGATGGCCGACGAGCCGAGCGCGAATGACTGGACGAGTACGCTCGCCAAGCTCTTTGAAAGCGAAGAGGATGAAGTCTCGTCAAGCTTTGTTATCGCGTACTTCTGCAGGGTCGCTATCTACAATCGAGACATCGACGGCGCGATTGAGTTGCTCGAAAGATGCAAGCGCGCGTACCCACGTTTTCCGACAGTGAAAGCGCACGCGTATGTGGTAGCACTCGAGATCGGTACTCAGCTACTCAATCCGACATGGATCCCAAGCGATGCGCTCCTTGAGGTAGCCAGTGCGCGGCACGAGTCGACGGCACGATTCGGAACAAGTGATTTTCTTTCGACAGTCTATTTCAGCGCACTGCAACGCGCTGGGCGCTTAGAGGAAGCACGCGAAAAAATAGTGGATTACACAAACTCGCTACGGCGCGATCGATCCCCTCTCGCAGTCAGCCTACTCCACCTGAAGAGTAACCTCAGCGGTTAG
- a CDS encoding AAA family ATPase, whose translation MTTPPVENDLALLDRLAEARRELATQIGKRIVGQTQVVDDLVTALLAGGHVVLVGVPGLAKTLLVQTVAQALDLTFSRVQFTPDLMPSDITGTELMEEEPGTGKRAFRFAEGPVFANMVLADEINRAPPKTQAALLQAMQERTVTVAGRTYELPKPFFVLATQNPIEQEGTYPLPEAQLDRFMFELTVGYPSREEEEQIVMSTTGASQGDVRPVVGGEELLRLQRLVRRLPAPPSLVQYAVKLARSTRPDDPNASAKVKKYVSWGAGPRASQYLVLGAKARAAMDGRAMPDLDDVRSVAKAVLRHRLVVNFQAEADGIPTESLIEFP comes from the coding sequence GTGACTACACCGCCTGTCGAGAACGACCTCGCCCTGCTCGACCGTCTCGCTGAGGCGCGACGTGAGCTCGCCACGCAAATCGGAAAGCGCATCGTCGGACAGACCCAGGTGGTCGACGACCTTGTGACGGCGCTGCTCGCCGGCGGACATGTGGTGCTCGTCGGTGTGCCGGGCCTCGCGAAGACGCTCCTGGTGCAGACCGTTGCGCAGGCGCTCGATCTCACCTTCTCGCGTGTGCAGTTCACACCCGACCTGATGCCGAGTGACATCACCGGCACTGAGCTCATGGAAGAGGAGCCAGGCACGGGCAAGCGCGCGTTTCGTTTTGCCGAAGGCCCCGTGTTCGCCAACATGGTGCTGGCCGACGAAATCAATCGAGCGCCCCCGAAGACGCAGGCCGCGCTGCTGCAGGCCATGCAGGAGCGCACGGTGACCGTGGCGGGACGCACGTACGAGTTGCCGAAGCCGTTCTTCGTGCTTGCCACGCAGAATCCGATCGAGCAGGAAGGCACGTATCCGCTGCCGGAAGCACAGCTCGACCGCTTCATGTTCGAACTCACGGTCGGCTATCCGTCGCGCGAGGAGGAAGAGCAGATCGTGATGTCGACGACGGGTGCGTCGCAGGGCGATGTGCGTCCGGTGGTCGGCGGCGAAGAGTTGCTGCGATTGCAGCGACTCGTGCGTCGGTTGCCGGCGCCGCCGAGTCTGGTGCAGTACGCCGTGAAGCTCGCGCGCAGCACGCGACCGGACGATCCGAACGCGAGTGCGAAGGTGAAGAAATACGTCAGCTGGGGTGCCGGTCCGCGTGCGTCGCAGTATCTCGTCCTGGGGGCGAAAGCGCGGGCGGCGATGGATGGACGGGCGATGCCCGATCTTGACGACGTGCGCAGTGTAGCGAAGGCCGTGTTGCGACACCGTCTTGTGGTCAACTTTCAAGCGGAAGCCGACGGCATTCCAACGGAGTCGTTGATAGAATTTCCGTGA
- a CDS encoding BsuPI-related putative proteinase inhibitor, with product MLSRIIVPLLAAAVLMFACGPRTPSPVASARPKGGVEQGVTSHVMVDTAQGVVRFAIEVANDSRKRVELNFPDGRTHDFVVLNDAGREVWRWSTGRLFTQAMQNRLLDAHDSVVYDERWLPPSPGHYTLVASLRSENYPVQQRVEFALR from the coding sequence ATGCTTTCCCGCATCATCGTTCCACTGCTGGCAGCCGCCGTCCTGATGTTCGCGTGTGGCCCGCGAACGCCGAGTCCGGTAGCCAGCGCGCGCCCCAAAGGTGGGGTCGAGCAGGGTGTGACGTCTCACGTCATGGTAGACACGGCTCAAGGCGTGGTGCGATTCGCGATCGAAGTCGCGAACGACTCCCGCAAGCGGGTCGAGCTGAACTTTCCCGATGGCCGGACGCACGATTTCGTGGTGCTGAACGATGCGGGCCGTGAGGTATGGCGCTGGAGTACGGGGCGTCTCTTCACGCAGGCTATGCAGAACCGCCTGCTCGACGCTCATGACTCTGTCGTCTATGACGAGCGCTGGTTGCCCCCGTCGCCCGGTCACTACACACTCGTGGCGTCGTTGCGCAGCGAGAACTATCCCGTGCAACAGCGCGTCGAGTTCGCCCTTCGCTGA
- a CDS encoding AtpZ/AtpI family protein, with translation MQFFASILLFVYAGSWLDRRFDTSPLFLLGGLFGGGGGAFYASYRRLTKPTGSRSTDDTDSLPKP, from the coding sequence ATGCAGTTCTTCGCGTCAATCCTGTTGTTCGTGTACGCCGGCAGTTGGCTCGACCGCCGGTTCGACACATCGCCCCTCTTCTTGTTGGGGGGGCTGTTCGGAGGTGGGGGAGGAGCTTTCTACGCGAGTTACCGGCGTCTCACGAAGCCGACTGGCTCGCGGTCCACGGACGATACCGATTCGTTGCCGAAGCCATGA
- the atpB gene encoding F0F1 ATP synthase subunit A, whose translation MLRSLSCAMLLALAPVALSAQEHSEHAPATPAAGPVDFITPHITDGSHLEIPWPNSHLAKEIELPKIAPVHIGSMEVDLSPTKHVVFMLLAAVVVAVVLISAASASRTQHETEGRTKGFAGAMEAMALYLRNEVVLPNVGHHGEAFVPFALTLFFFILTCNLFGMIPYGATATGNIAVTATLALITAVVVEVAGIRANGIGYLSTIFYWNKDLPIVMRVMMFFIMSPVEMVGKISKPFALTIRLFANMTAGHILLLALIGLIFAFQSWAFAGVPVLMATVISLLELFVSFLQAFIFTLLACVFIGQIREAHH comes from the coding sequence ATGCTCCGCTCGTTGTCCTGTGCCATGCTCCTTGCCCTCGCGCCCGTCGCGTTGAGCGCGCAGGAGCATAGCGAACACGCCCCGGCCACGCCGGCGGCGGGTCCGGTGGATTTTATCACGCCGCACATCACCGATGGCTCGCACCTCGAGATCCCGTGGCCGAATAGCCACCTCGCCAAGGAAATCGAGCTCCCGAAGATTGCGCCGGTGCACATCGGCAGCATGGAAGTCGATCTGTCGCCGACCAAGCATGTCGTGTTCATGCTGTTGGCCGCCGTGGTCGTGGCCGTCGTGTTGATCAGTGCGGCGTCGGCTTCGCGCACGCAGCATGAGACCGAAGGGCGCACCAAGGGCTTCGCCGGTGCGATGGAAGCGATGGCGCTGTATCTGCGCAACGAAGTCGTGCTGCCGAACGTCGGGCACCACGGCGAAGCGTTCGTGCCGTTCGCGCTCACGCTGTTCTTCTTCATCCTCACGTGCAATCTGTTCGGCATGATCCCTTACGGAGCCACGGCGACGGGTAACATCGCCGTGACCGCCACGCTTGCCCTCATCACGGCGGTGGTCGTCGAGGTCGCCGGTATCCGCGCCAACGGTATCGGCTACCTGAGCACGATTTTCTACTGGAACAAGGATCTGCCGATCGTCATGCGCGTCATGATGTTCTTCATCATGTCGCCGGTCGAAATGGTGGGCAAGATCTCGAAGCCGTTCGCGCTCACCATTCGTTTGTTCGCGAACATGACCGCCGGGCACATTCTGCTCCTCGCGCTGATCGGTCTCATCTTCGCCTTCCAGTCGTGGGCGTTCGCCGGCGTGCCGGTCCTCATGGCCACGGTGATCAGCTTGCTCGAATTGTTCGTCAGCTTTTTGCAGGCCTTCATCTTCACGCTGCTGGCCTGTGTGTTTATCGGACAGATCCGCGAAGCGCACCACTAG
- the atpE gene encoding ATP synthase F0 subunit C produces the protein MGLLQAAAPVVQDPKGMAMIGAGIAAGGAAIGAGMGIGRIGGSAVEGMARQPEAAGRIQTAALILAALIEGAALFGVVVGFLIQGKITF, from the coding sequence ATGGGTCTCCTCCAGGCCGCTGCGCCGGTTGTTCAGGATCCGAAGGGCATGGCCATGATCGGCGCCGGCATCGCTGCCGGTGGTGCCGCGATCGGCGCCGGCATGGGTATCGGCCGCATCGGTGGTTCGGCGGTTGAGGGCATGGCGCGTCAGCCGGAAGCCGCGGGTCGTATTCAGACCGCCGCGCTCATCCTGGCCGCGCTCATCGAAGGCGCCGCGCTGTTCGGCGTCGTCGTCGGCTTCCTGATTCAGGGCAAGATCACGTTCTAA
- the atpF gene encoding F0F1 ATP synthase subunit B: protein MLALSARRIGALAALLAVTASPALASEAAEGPPNLLDPNVGVMAWTLVIFVLLMVVLSKFAFKPLFAAVEAREKALEDAIEGAKRDRAAAESLLTQQKAHLETARTEAQQIIADSRATAEKMRTDLLAQTKTQQEEMIEQARRAIEGEKAAAIAALRTEAIDLAIAGASRVVEQNLDSTGNRKIVESFLASLDGAKGTR from the coding sequence ATGCTCGCTCTTTCCGCCCGCCGTATCGGCGCGCTCGCTGCTCTGCTCGCGGTCACCGCCTCTCCGGCGCTTGCGTCGGAAGCCGCCGAAGGACCGCCCAATCTGCTCGACCCAAATGTCGGCGTGATGGCGTGGACGCTGGTCATCTTCGTCCTGCTGATGGTCGTGCTGTCGAAGTTTGCCTTCAAGCCGCTCTTCGCTGCCGTCGAGGCGCGCGAAAAGGCGCTCGAGGATGCGATCGAAGGTGCCAAGCGCGATCGTGCCGCTGCCGAGTCGCTGCTCACGCAGCAGAAGGCCCATCTCGAAACCGCGCGTACGGAAGCGCAGCAGATCATCGCTGACAGCCGCGCCACGGCCGAGAAGATGCGGACCGATCTGCTCGCGCAGACCAAGACACAGCAGGAAGAGATGATCGAGCAGGCCCGCCGTGCGATCGAAGGCGAGAAGGCTGCCGCCATTGCCGCGCTGCGGACGGAAGCGATCGACCTCGCCATCGCCGGCGCTTCGCGCGTGGTCGAGCAGAATCTCGATTCGACCGGTAATCGCAAGATTGTCGAGAGCTTCCTGGCCTCGCTCGACGGCGCCAAGGGTACGCGCTGA
- a CDS encoding F0F1 ATP synthase subunit delta has product MPAGVQGESVARNYAEALLDLARKAEDTAGWGTMLRQIATAIETDITLFRFLESPRIAADQKSAVLTKALGDRVPRLFLRFLQQLVKNRRQMLIPIVANEYDTLLDASAGIVHARVTVARETGDDERDEIGKRLSAIVGKTVVPHLAVDPSILGGIVVRIGDTVMDGSLRRKLGLLRRRMGASRV; this is encoded by the coding sequence ATGCCGGCCGGCGTGCAGGGCGAATCGGTCGCCCGTAACTACGCCGAGGCGCTGCTGGACCTCGCGCGCAAGGCTGAGGACACGGCGGGGTGGGGCACGATGTTGCGGCAGATCGCGACCGCGATCGAAACCGACATCACGCTCTTTCGCTTCCTCGAGTCGCCGCGCATTGCTGCCGACCAGAAGTCGGCGGTGCTGACCAAGGCCCTCGGCGATCGCGTGCCGCGTCTGTTTCTGCGCTTCTTGCAGCAGCTGGTGAAGAACCGTCGGCAGATGCTGATCCCGATCGTGGCCAACGAGTACGACACGCTCCTCGACGCGTCGGCCGGTATTGTACATGCGCGCGTGACCGTGGCACGTGAAACAGGTGACGACGAGCGCGACGAGATCGGCAAGCGGTTGTCGGCCATCGTTGGCAAGACGGTCGTGCCGCACCTCGCCGTCGACCCGAGCATTCTCGGTGGTATCGTGGTCCGCATCGGCGACACCGTGATGGATGGCTCGCTGCGCCGGAAGCTCGGCTTGCTGCGCCGTCGCATGGGTGCGTCGCGCGTCTGA
- a CDS encoding M1 family metallopeptidase: MRKRLAFVLLLVARAVTAQSAPAQPAVLPNQQALAPRIPVRAATTRASGDTTGYWQQRADYQIVATLDERVGVITATGSLRYVNRSPEVLRELWVHQYLNAFRPGSRWSATDEREGRLRFQELRDPDYAYERFTSAPRVNGRTVTVEYPLSPDSTVVRLPLATPLAPGDSVTVEFAWTARPSTVPRRQARRGRSFDFSQWYPKVAVYDRDGWKPNALVPAGEFYGEFGAFDVTLVLPADQTVGATGVPVSGDPGYARVMAPGSERPRLAAQAYRDVPAATTVRVPTGYKAVRFIARNVHHFAWSTSPGFRYEGTSYVHAPSQFYRFPIWDTVSVHVLYRADAADDCSRASLSESAEKRCVDESLTQWQGGKALDQTRKALRWLEALYGDYPYPQITVVKRIDASGTEFPMLLMNGEATLGLTVHELGHVYTYGILANNEWQSGWMDEGLSSYQELLQAGDSRVLLAARLEMANDRNPSQPADTAVRRLRARLDSMSGEQATTVREGTAEPIGSRADLFRSFAAYNASVYDRGQSMYQALHDVLGEETFQRFLREYYAMWQFRHVDRWAMQATAERVGERKLGWFFDQWVQQTGVIDYALRAPVVRKEQVAGRFQWVVTAQLARVGQYRHPMPVGVRTATGWTVIRTDPLKDVQLVQFRLDEAPDALWLDPYGSTESPTARFYRLVLPTR; this comes from the coding sequence GTGCGTAAACGCCTCGCTTTCGTTCTCCTGCTCGTCGCGCGGGCCGTCACGGCGCAAAGCGCGCCGGCTCAGCCGGCCGTCCTCCCGAATCAGCAGGCGCTCGCGCCCCGCATCCCGGTCCGCGCCGCGACCACGCGGGCGAGTGGCGACACGACGGGGTACTGGCAGCAGCGAGCCGACTATCAGATCGTGGCCACGCTCGATGAGCGCGTCGGTGTGATCACGGCCACCGGGTCGTTGCGGTACGTGAATCGCAGCCCCGAAGTGCTGCGTGAGCTCTGGGTGCATCAGTACCTCAATGCGTTCCGCCCCGGGTCGAGGTGGTCGGCGACCGATGAGCGCGAGGGCCGTTTGCGCTTTCAGGAACTGCGTGATCCCGACTACGCGTATGAGCGTTTTACCTCAGCCCCGCGCGTGAATGGCCGCACTGTGACCGTGGAGTATCCGCTGTCGCCGGACAGCACCGTCGTGCGGTTGCCTCTGGCCACGCCGTTGGCCCCCGGGGACTCGGTCACCGTGGAGTTTGCGTGGACGGCGCGGCCGAGCACGGTGCCTCGACGTCAGGCACGCCGCGGGCGGAGCTTCGACTTCTCGCAATGGTATCCGAAGGTGGCCGTGTACGATCGCGACGGCTGGAAGCCGAATGCACTCGTGCCGGCGGGAGAGTTCTACGGGGAGTTCGGGGCATTCGATGTCACGCTGGTCTTGCCAGCCGATCAGACGGTGGGCGCCACGGGTGTCCCGGTGAGCGGCGACCCGGGCTATGCGCGCGTGATGGCGCCCGGCAGTGAGCGTCCGCGGCTGGCGGCGCAGGCGTATCGTGATGTACCGGCGGCGACCACGGTTCGGGTGCCGACAGGCTACAAAGCGGTGCGCTTCATCGCGCGCAACGTGCACCATTTCGCGTGGAGCACGTCGCCCGGATTCCGGTATGAAGGCACGTCGTATGTACATGCCCCGTCGCAGTTCTATCGCTTCCCGATTTGGGACACGGTGTCGGTGCACGTGCTGTATCGGGCCGATGCCGCCGACGACTGCTCCCGGGCGTCGCTGAGCGAGAGCGCCGAGAAGCGCTGCGTGGACGAGTCCCTCACGCAGTGGCAGGGTGGCAAGGCGCTGGATCAGACGCGCAAGGCTCTCCGCTGGCTGGAGGCACTGTACGGGGACTATCCGTATCCGCAGATCACCGTGGTCAAACGCATCGACGCCAGCGGCACGGAATTTCCCATGCTGCTCATGAACGGTGAGGCCACGCTGGGGCTCACGGTGCACGAACTCGGGCACGTGTACACCTATGGCATTCTCGCCAACAACGAGTGGCAGAGCGGTTGGATGGACGAAGGGTTGAGTTCGTATCAGGAGTTGTTGCAAGCCGGAGACTCACGCGTGCTGCTGGCCGCCCGGCTCGAGATGGCGAACGATCGGAATCCATCACAGCCCGCCGACACGGCCGTTCGTCGCTTGCGTGCTCGACTCGATTCCATGTCAGGCGAGCAGGCGACCACGGTGCGCGAGGGGACCGCGGAGCCGATCGGGTCGCGGGCGGATCTGTTCCGCAGCTTCGCCGCGTACAACGCGTCGGTGTATGATCGCGGCCAGTCGATGTACCAGGCGCTGCACGATGTGCTGGGCGAGGAAACGTTTCAGCGCTTCCTGCGCGAGTACTACGCGATGTGGCAGTTCCGGCATGTGGATCGCTGGGCGATGCAGGCCACGGCGGAACGCGTCGGCGAGCGGAAGCTCGGCTGGTTCTTCGATCAGTGGGTGCAGCAGACCGGGGTCATCGATTACGCCTTGCGGGCGCCGGTCGTCCGTAAGGAGCAAGTGGCTGGGCGGTTCCAATGGGTCGTCACGGCGCAGCTCGCACGCGTGGGACAATACCGGCATCCGATGCCGGTGGGCGTGCGGACGGCGACTGGGTGGACGGTGATTCGCACCGACCCGCTCAAGGATGTACAGCTGGTGCAGTTCCGGCTCGACGAGGCGCCCGACGCCCTTTGGCTCGATCCATACGGCAGCACGGAGAGCCCCACAGCCCGGTTCTATCGATTGGTATTGCCGACCCGCTGA
- a CDS encoding cupin domain-containing protein gives MSGRVEVRHVPKPWGHETIWAHTDRYVGKILHITAGQALSVQYHERKDETVYLLQGEMKYWVQLPGETELQDQRLTTGQSFRITPGTIHYMEAITDCDVLEASTPELDDVVRIKDRYGREGTSAP, from the coding sequence ATGAGTGGTCGCGTCGAAGTCCGGCATGTGCCGAAACCGTGGGGACATGAGACGATCTGGGCCCACACCGATCGGTACGTGGGCAAGATCCTGCATATCACCGCCGGACAGGCATTGTCCGTGCAGTACCACGAGCGGAAGGACGAAACCGTCTATCTGCTGCAGGGCGAAATGAAGTACTGGGTTCAGCTGCCCGGCGAGACCGAGCTGCAGGACCAGCGTTTGACCACCGGTCAGTCGTTCCGGATCACGCCGGGCACGATCCACTACATGGAAGCGATCACTGATTGCGATGTGCTGGAAGCCAGCACGCCGGAACTGGATGATGTGGTCCGGATCAAGGATCGATACGGCCGCGAGGGCACCAGCGCCCCCTGA
- a CDS encoding sugar nucleotidyltransferase: protein MKVIIPLAGKGTRLRPHTHVTPKPMLKVAGRPVMSYVMDDVLKLGNVEQVVYITGHLKEKVEAFTRATYEIPSMFIEQAVQDGTAGAVALAKPFVDQPVLIIFVDTIFDADLSILKNSDDDGIIWTKEVEDYQRFGVVVTDEHGHMTKIVEKPKEPISKRANIGLYYIKNWKLLYEGIDHVLTTAPNKGEWYLTDAFQYMIDHGAKIKVVDVAGWYDAGQLETLLDTNRTMLEKGRARRPAALGEGATIVEPVYIEDGCTIEHATVGPNVSLGTGSTVRHSTVANAVIGEHTTVEHAQLHDAFLGDRVVVRGVKGSMNLGDDSDIRMDT, encoded by the coding sequence ATGAAGGTCATTATCCCCCTCGCCGGGAAAGGCACGCGCCTTCGTCCGCACACCCACGTGACGCCGAAGCCGATGCTGAAGGTCGCTGGCCGCCCCGTGATGAGCTACGTCATGGACGACGTGCTCAAGCTCGGCAATGTGGAACAGGTGGTGTACATCACCGGACATCTGAAGGAGAAGGTCGAAGCGTTCACGCGCGCGACGTACGAGATCCCGAGCATGTTCATCGAGCAGGCGGTGCAGGACGGCACGGCGGGCGCGGTCGCGCTGGCGAAGCCGTTCGTCGACCAGCCGGTACTGATCATCTTCGTCGATACGATCTTCGATGCCGACCTGAGCATTCTCAAGAACAGCGACGACGACGGCATCATCTGGACCAAGGAAGTCGAGGATTACCAGCGCTTCGGCGTGGTGGTCACCGACGAGCACGGCCACATGACGAAGATCGTCGAGAAGCCGAAAGAGCCGATTTCGAAGCGGGCGAACATCGGCCTGTACTACATCAAGAACTGGAAGCTGCTGTACGAGGGCATCGATCACGTGCTGACTACGGCGCCAAACAAAGGCGAGTGGTACCTCACCGATGCGTTCCAGTACATGATCGATCATGGCGCCAAGATCAAAGTGGTGGACGTCGCCGGATGGTACGATGCCGGTCAGCTCGAGACCTTGCTCGACACGAACCGCACGATGCTCGAGAAAGGACGTGCCCGTCGCCCGGCCGCTCTTGGCGAAGGCGCGACGATCGTCGAGCCGGTGTACATCGAAGACGGCTGCACCATTGAGCATGCCACCGTTGGACCGAATGTGTCGCTCGGCACGGGCAGCACGGTGCGCCATTCGACCGTTGCCAACGCGGTGATCGGCGAGCACACGACAGTCGAACATGCCCAGTTGCACGACGCATTTCTGGGCGACCGCGTGGTGGTGCGGGGCGTGAAAGGCAGCATGAACCTCGGCGATGACTCCGACATTCGGATGGACACGTGA